Proteins encoded together in one Mycobacterium sp. MS1601 window:
- a CDS encoding HAD family hydrolase translates to MFDFSGTLFRLEEDPSWFAGMSVDDKAVDGHVQAELMRRLTAPTGRSVEMGPEEYHAWCNRDLAPHLHREAYLHVLRESGVADHHAESLYQRVIDPSSWTPYPDTAEVLSSLAAQGIKTAVVSNIPFDIRPAFAAIGADKHVDEFVLSFEVGSVKPNPEIFEAALQRLGVAAGDAVMVGDSDEADGGARAVGCSFILVDPLPTLERPDGLLRPLRQFGFEV, encoded by the coding sequence ATGTTCGACTTCTCCGGCACTCTGTTCCGCCTCGAGGAGGACCCCAGCTGGTTTGCCGGGATGTCGGTCGACGACAAGGCCGTAGATGGGCACGTGCAGGCCGAGCTGATGCGGCGACTCACCGCCCCCACCGGACGATCGGTGGAGATGGGGCCCGAGGAGTATCACGCCTGGTGCAACCGCGACCTGGCCCCGCATCTGCACCGCGAGGCCTACCTGCACGTACTGCGTGAATCGGGCGTCGCCGACCACCACGCCGAATCGCTCTACCAACGTGTCATCGACCCGTCGTCGTGGACGCCGTACCCGGACACTGCCGAAGTGCTGTCGTCGCTGGCAGCGCAGGGCATCAAGACCGCGGTGGTGTCGAACATCCCGTTCGACATCCGACCCGCCTTCGCCGCTATCGGCGCCGACAAGCACGTCGACGAGTTCGTGCTGTCCTTCGAAGTGGGCTCCGTCAAGCCGAACCCCGAGATCTTCGAGGCGGCCCTGCAGCGGCTGGGGGTTGCCGCGGGTGATGCCGTGATGGTCGGTGACAGCGATGAGGCCGACGGCGGCGCTCGCGCGGTGGGGTGCAGTTTCATCCTGGTGGACCCACTGCCCACCCTCGAGCGACCAGACGGTTTGCTGCGGCCCCTTCGGCAGTTCGGTTTCGAGGTCTAA
- a CDS encoding nitroreductase/quinone reductase family protein, with protein MADPRPPWWLKPMNKVYMGAQKIGIPIFGKEGPLVLTVIGRKSGKPRSTPITPMYVDGKRYVVGGFPGADWVRNAQVNPNAVLTQGRRSEQVRMVELSAEEARPLLYVFPEKVPTGVSFMKNAGLVTEGTPQEFEALAGRCAVFRFDTV; from the coding sequence ATGGCCGATCCCCGCCCACCCTGGTGGCTCAAACCGATGAACAAGGTGTACATGGGTGCCCAGAAGATCGGGATCCCGATCTTCGGCAAGGAGGGTCCGCTGGTGCTGACGGTCATCGGCCGCAAGTCCGGCAAGCCGCGCTCCACCCCCATCACGCCGATGTACGTCGACGGAAAGCGTTATGTGGTGGGCGGTTTCCCAGGTGCGGACTGGGTGCGCAACGCGCAGGTCAACCCCAATGCGGTGTTGACGCAGGGGCGCCGCAGCGAGCAGGTGCGCATGGTCGAGCTGTCCGCCGAGGAGGCCCGGCCGCTGCTGTACGTCTTTCCGGAGAAGGTGCCCACCGGCGTCAGCTTCATGAAAAACGCCGGCCTGGTCACCGAGGGCACCCCGCAGGAGTTCGAAGCGCTGGCCGGGCGCTGTGCGGTGTTCCGGTTCGATACCGTGTGA
- a CDS encoding 1,4-dihydroxy-2-naphthoyl-CoA synthase, with the protein MTFDPSLWQPVAGFDFTDITYHRALNDATVRVAFNRPEVRNAFRPHTVDELYQALDHARMDPTVGVVLLTGNGPSPKDGGWAFCSGGDQRIRGRSGYQYASGETADSVDVARAGRLHILEVQRLIRFMPKPVICLVNGWAAGGGHSLHVVCDLTLASREHARFKQTDADVGSFDGGYGSAYLARQVGQKFAREIFFLGETYTAEQMFQMGAVNRVVDHAELENVALDWAAKINGKSPQAQRMLKYAFNLLDDGLVGQQLFAGEATRLAYMTDEAVEGRDAFLEKRDPDWTPFPRYF; encoded by the coding sequence GTGACCTTTGACCCCAGCCTCTGGCAGCCGGTCGCCGGCTTCGATTTCACCGACATCACCTACCACCGGGCGTTGAACGACGCGACGGTCCGGGTGGCGTTCAACCGGCCCGAGGTGCGCAACGCGTTCCGTCCGCACACCGTCGACGAGCTGTACCAGGCGCTCGATCACGCACGGATGGACCCGACGGTGGGTGTGGTGCTGCTGACCGGAAACGGCCCCTCACCCAAGGACGGCGGCTGGGCGTTCTGCTCGGGAGGCGATCAGCGCATCCGTGGCCGCAGCGGCTACCAGTACGCCTCCGGCGAGACGGCCGACTCCGTCGACGTGGCGCGCGCGGGCCGGCTGCACATCCTCGAGGTGCAGCGGCTCATCCGGTTCATGCCGAAGCCGGTGATTTGTCTGGTCAACGGGTGGGCGGCGGGTGGCGGACACTCGCTGCACGTGGTGTGCGACCTGACGCTGGCATCACGCGAGCATGCCCGGTTCAAGCAGACCGACGCCGACGTCGGCAGTTTCGACGGCGGCTACGGCAGTGCCTACCTGGCCCGGCAGGTGGGGCAGAAGTTCGCCCGCGAAATCTTCTTCCTGGGCGAGACCTACACCGCCGAGCAGATGTTCCAGATGGGCGCGGTGAATCGCGTCGTGGACCACGCCGAGCTGGAGAACGTCGCCCTGGACTGGGCCGCCAAGATCAACGGCAAGTCCCCGCAGGCCCAGCGGATGTTGAAGTACGCGTTCAACCTGCTCGACGACGGACTGGTGGGCCAGCAGTTGTTCGCCGGTGAGGCCACTCGGCTGGCGTACATGACCGACGAGGCTGTGGAGGGACGCGACGCGTTCCTGGAGAAACGCGATCCCGACTGGACGCCGTTCCCCCGCTACTTCTAG
- a CDS encoding LacI family DNA-binding transcriptional regulator, with protein sequence MGNQRDAPQPGAGRRPTIADVAALAGVSRAAVSKVFNNSGRISAPTAARIHEAAHKLNWTPSTAAVALRRSRSRTVGLVLNRPGALEIGATSSLLISGLESVLAPAGYGLLLYLIDRTPEDEARAYRMMADERRVDGVILTDSRYGDGRFALMRSLGLPAVLIGTPDEGDPVPHLDSDPPGAGIDDAVAHLIELGHRRIAYIGGPDDRVQARARRLMFETTMAEQGLRPIASIAADYTPENAAERTAALLDGTTAQPSAIIYGSDPMAIAGISAARSRGVLVPEHLSVIGFDGLPIGAWIDPTLTTVQRDAVQRGRAVATKLLELLGEDIEVQQINRPHLLVRGSTGPAPAD encoded by the coding sequence GTGGGTAATCAACGTGACGCGCCCCAACCGGGTGCCGGCCGACGACCGACCATTGCCGACGTCGCTGCACTGGCCGGTGTCTCTCGCGCCGCAGTCTCCAAGGTGTTCAACAACTCTGGCCGGATCTCCGCACCTACCGCGGCGCGTATCCACGAAGCCGCGCACAAACTCAACTGGACACCCAGCACCGCGGCGGTGGCCCTGCGCCGGTCGCGCAGCCGAACAGTCGGGCTGGTGCTCAACCGGCCCGGCGCACTCGAGATCGGCGCCACGAGTTCACTGTTGATCTCCGGGCTCGAATCAGTGCTCGCCCCAGCAGGTTACGGCCTGCTGCTGTACCTGATCGACCGCACACCCGAGGACGAGGCCCGTGCCTACCGGATGATGGCCGACGAACGCCGCGTCGACGGCGTGATCCTCACCGACAGCCGCTACGGCGACGGCCGCTTCGCTCTGATGCGTTCGCTCGGCCTGCCTGCCGTGCTGATCGGCACGCCGGACGAGGGAGATCCGGTGCCGCACCTCGACTCCGACCCGCCCGGGGCCGGGATCGACGACGCGGTGGCGCATCTGATCGAGTTGGGACACCGCCGCATCGCCTACATCGGCGGCCCCGACGACCGAGTCCAGGCCAGGGCACGCCGGCTGATGTTCGAAACCACCATGGCCGAGCAGGGATTACGCCCCATCGCCTCCATCGCCGCCGACTACACCCCCGAGAACGCCGCCGAGCGCACCGCCGCACTGCTGGACGGAACCACCGCGCAGCCCTCCGCCATCATCTACGGCTCCGACCCGATGGCCATCGCCGGGATCAGTGCGGCGCGAAGCCGCGGAGTACTTGTGCCCGAACACCTCTCGGTCATCGGATTCGACGGACTGCCCATCGGTGCGTGGATCGACCCCACCCTGACCACCGTGCAACGTGATGCAGTCCAGCGTGGCCGCGCCGTGGCCACCAAACTGCTCGAGTTGCTCGGCGAGGACATCGAAGTGCAACAGATCAACCGCCCCCACCTGCTGGTCCGCGGATCCACCGGTCCGGCACCGGCCGACTGA
- a CDS encoding ATP-binding cassette domain-containing protein — protein MTTADEPVLQVEGLTKEFRGGRGRGRSTVRAVNGVSFAVRAGECLAIVGESGSGKSTLARSVLRLVEPDSGSVRFRGQDLLGLSASQMRAQRRHLQMIFQDPYASLHPRRTVAQLIAEPWAVHKDVFGDLSGAVQRRARVLDLLSQVGLPESFADEYPSRLSGGQRQRVAIARAIGLNPQVLVLDEPVSALDVSIQAQIIKLLMTLREQLQLAYLFISHDLALVRLVAEKVLVLYRGDVVEAGDTAEIFANPQHEYTRTLLAASPSLEAPRTH, from the coding sequence ATGACTACCGCTGACGAACCGGTGCTGCAGGTCGAGGGGTTGACCAAGGAGTTCAGGGGCGGCCGCGGGCGCGGGCGGTCGACGGTGCGTGCGGTCAACGGGGTCAGCTTCGCGGTGCGGGCAGGCGAATGTTTGGCCATCGTCGGTGAATCCGGCTCGGGCAAGTCCACTCTGGCGCGTTCGGTGCTGCGGCTGGTCGAGCCGGACTCCGGCTCGGTGCGGTTCCGCGGTCAGGATCTGCTTGGGCTCTCGGCCTCTCAGATGCGTGCGCAACGACGGCATCTGCAGATGATCTTCCAGGATCCCTATGCCTCATTGCACCCGCGGCGCACCGTCGCCCAGCTCATCGCCGAGCCGTGGGCGGTGCACAAGGACGTGTTCGGTGACCTGTCGGGGGCGGTGCAGCGCAGGGCCCGGGTGCTGGATCTGCTGAGCCAGGTGGGGCTGCCGGAGTCGTTCGCCGACGAGTACCCGAGCCGGCTCTCGGGCGGGCAGCGGCAGCGGGTGGCAATCGCCCGCGCGATTGGGCTGAACCCGCAGGTGCTCGTCCTCGACGAGCCGGTGTCGGCGCTGGACGTGTCGATCCAGGCGCAGATCATCAAGTTGCTGATGACGCTGCGTGAGCAGTTGCAGTTGGCGTATCTGTTCATCAGCCACGATCTGGCGCTGGTCCGGCTGGTGGCCGAGAAGGTGCTGGTGCTCTACCGCGGTGACGTGGTGGAGGCGGGGGACACCGCGGAGATTTTCGCCAACCCGCAGCATGAGTACACCCGCACGCTGCTGGCCGCCTCGCCGAGTCTGGAAGCGCCTCGCACTCACTGA
- a CDS encoding ABC transporter ATP-binding protein produces MTVGTPALQVDDLRIAFQTEKGDVDAVRGVSFTLAQGESLALLGESGSGKTVTGRSLLGLVDHPGRVSGSIRYQGQQIVGCSEDQLRQVRGVGMSMVFQDSLDSLNPVFSVGSQLTEILRVRLGLSRKDARAEALQLMVAVGIPSPETRIGDYPHQFSGGMRQRICIAMAIALDPRVLIADEPTTALDVTVQVGILKLLRQLQNDRGMSLIFVTHDLAVARLVADSVLVMYQGEIVERGVLEEVFAAPRHPYTKALLAAHPARARRWQDLRSLADQLPEQAPGEPDGALTPATAELILEQGAVHDYR; encoded by the coding sequence ATGACCGTGGGGACACCGGCGCTACAGGTCGACGACCTGCGCATCGCCTTCCAGACCGAGAAGGGTGACGTCGACGCCGTCCGCGGCGTCTCGTTCACCCTGGCGCAGGGGGAAAGCCTTGCGCTGCTGGGGGAGAGCGGTTCGGGCAAAACGGTCACCGGCAGGTCATTGCTCGGTCTGGTGGACCACCCGGGCCGGGTCAGCGGCTCGATCCGCTACCAGGGGCAGCAGATCGTCGGCTGCAGCGAGGACCAGCTGCGGCAGGTGCGCGGAGTCGGGATGTCGATGGTGTTCCAGGACTCCCTGGACAGCCTCAACCCGGTGTTCTCGGTGGGGTCACAGCTGACCGAGATTCTGCGGGTCCGCCTGGGTTTGTCCCGGAAGGACGCTCGCGCAGAGGCATTGCAGCTCATGGTGGCCGTCGGCATTCCCTCCCCGGAGACCCGGATCGGCGACTACCCGCACCAGTTCTCCGGCGGCATGCGCCAGCGTATCTGCATCGCGATGGCGATCGCGCTGGACCCGCGGGTGTTGATCGCCGACGAGCCCACCACCGCACTCGATGTCACCGTCCAGGTCGGCATCCTGAAGTTGTTGCGGCAGTTGCAGAATGATCGGGGAATGTCGCTGATCTTCGTGACCCACGATCTCGCGGTCGCCCGGTTGGTGGCCGATTCGGTGCTCGTGATGTACCAAGGCGAGATCGTCGAGCGCGGTGTGCTGGAGGAGGTGTTTGCCGCTCCCCGGCACCCGTACACCAAGGCGCTGCTGGCTGCGCACCCGGCACGTGCGCGCCGCTGGCAGGATCTGCGGTCGCTGGCAGACCAGCTCCCCGAGCAGGCCCCGGGTGAGCCGGACGGGGCGCTCACTCCCGCGACGGCAGAGTTGATTCTCGAACAAGGAGCAGTCCATGACTACCGCTGA
- a CDS encoding ABC transporter permease, translated as MIPTRSANPKAPPKRSARRAHAADLKLLIGSTSALLSLLWLLALVAVAAVLPFFITDAANHQDLALRFLPPFTLDNGPSFILGADSLGRPILLQLIVGARTSLLVAACTVTLSAVVGTVVGIVSGYFGGWADTILMRLADILHTVPSLLLALAVLYVLQPSITNLVLVLAVTRIPVYLRTARAQTLELRERVFVESSRSIGASDWRIMAKDITPMVTPTMRTLAMLEVANVILAAASLSFLGIGLQRPDVDWGMMVSDGRSYLNVAWWVTVFPGLTIVATALAANLLSNWLRAIEDPTQRGFFVKPVKGSRS; from the coding sequence ATGATTCCCACCCGGTCCGCGAATCCCAAAGCGCCCCCGAAGCGGTCGGCCCGCCGTGCTCATGCCGCGGACCTCAAGCTGCTCATCGGCTCGACAAGCGCATTGCTGAGCCTGCTTTGGCTGCTGGCACTGGTGGCCGTCGCCGCGGTGCTGCCGTTCTTCATCACCGACGCGGCCAATCACCAGGACCTTGCCCTGCGGTTCCTGCCGCCGTTCACCCTCGACAACGGACCGTCGTTCATCCTGGGCGCCGACAGCCTCGGCAGGCCAATCCTGTTGCAGCTCATCGTGGGTGCACGCACCTCGCTGTTGGTGGCGGCCTGCACGGTGACGCTCTCGGCGGTGGTGGGCACCGTCGTCGGGATCGTCTCGGGATACTTCGGCGGCTGGGCGGACACCATCTTGATGCGGCTGGCCGACATCCTGCACACCGTGCCGTCGCTGTTGCTCGCGCTGGCCGTGCTCTACGTGCTGCAGCCCAGCATCACCAACCTTGTGTTGGTCCTGGCGGTCACCCGGATCCCGGTCTATCTGCGCACCGCCCGAGCACAGACCCTCGAGCTGCGAGAGCGGGTGTTCGTCGAATCCTCGCGCTCGATAGGCGCTTCCGACTGGCGCATCATGGCCAAGGACATCACGCCCATGGTGACACCCACCATGCGGACGCTGGCGATGCTCGAGGTGGCCAACGTCATCCTCGCCGCGGCGAGCCTGAGCTTCCTCGGTATCGGCCTGCAGCGGCCCGACGTCGACTGGGGGATGATGGTCTCCGACGGGCGCTCCTACCTGAACGTGGCGTGGTGGGTCACGGTGTTTCCCGGTCTGACCATCGTGGCCACCGCGTTGGCCGCCAATCTGCTGTCCAACTGGTTGCGGGCCATCGAGGATCCCACGCAGCGGGGCTTCTTCGTGAAACCAGTGAAGGGATCGCGCTCATGA
- a CDS encoding ABC transporter permease: protein MWKFLLRRLATSVVTVIGVVVIVFFLARITGNPANLYLPEGASPQRYAQFNAQHGFDLPLWEQFLRFLGGAARLDFGDSIWQQRPALQAAAEAMPPTLALSVIALTVSLVLAVPLGAIAARRKFKAVDKAITYSSLTAASVPDFWFALVGVLFLSVQLGLLPTSGAASPAAWVLPVATLTLAPLGVLVQVTRGAMIDALQSGYVQNARARGFTGNRLVYRHALRNAALPIITVAGDRAAGMVNGAIIVGTVFAFPGIGTLIVGAVLNRDFALIQASVFIVGIAVVLLNILVDLTYALADARVRIS from the coding sequence ATGTGGAAATTCTTGCTTCGCCGGCTGGCCACCAGTGTGGTGACGGTGATCGGCGTCGTGGTGATCGTGTTCTTCCTGGCGCGCATTACCGGCAACCCGGCGAATCTCTACCTGCCTGAGGGGGCCAGCCCGCAACGCTACGCGCAGTTCAACGCACAGCACGGTTTCGACCTGCCGCTGTGGGAGCAGTTCCTGCGTTTCCTGGGCGGGGCGGCGCGACTCGATTTCGGTGACTCGATCTGGCAGCAGCGCCCCGCCCTGCAGGCGGCCGCCGAAGCCATGCCACCCACCCTGGCGCTCTCGGTGATCGCGCTCACGGTGTCCCTGGTGCTGGCCGTACCGTTGGGCGCCATCGCCGCGCGCCGCAAGTTCAAAGCGGTCGACAAGGCGATCACCTACTCCTCGCTGACCGCGGCCAGTGTCCCCGATTTCTGGTTCGCGCTGGTGGGTGTGCTCTTCCTGTCCGTCCAACTCGGGCTGCTGCCCACGTCGGGGGCGGCGTCTCCGGCGGCATGGGTACTGCCGGTGGCCACCTTGACACTGGCACCCCTTGGCGTGCTGGTGCAGGTGACCAGGGGCGCCATGATCGATGCGCTGCAGTCGGGCTACGTGCAGAACGCTCGGGCGCGGGGCTTCACCGGTAACCGTCTGGTCTACCGGCATGCGCTGCGCAATGCCGCCCTGCCGATCATCACCGTCGCCGGTGATCGCGCCGCCGGAATGGTCAACGGCGCCATCATCGTCGGCACGGTGTTCGCGTTCCCAGGCATCGGCACCCTGATCGTCGGTGCGGTGCTCAACCGCGACTTCGCGCTCATCCAGGCCAGTGTGTTCATCGTCGGCATCGCCGTGGTGCTGTTGAACATCCTGGTGGACCTCACCTACGCGCTGGCCGACGCGCGCGTGCGGATCAGTTGA
- a CDS encoding ABC transporter substrate-binding protein — MTTKSLGVAAVAVASLVLVTACGGNTGGAPADGNLTIVVAVEPVSLDPCDTQDAANAVVLRSNVTESLTRIDPGTGEVVPLLAQSWTQKDDNTWTFTLRDGVTFHDGSPFDAEAAAASINRVVDPELNCQNLDQFPYPLTATAVDPTTLDITSETPDSILPLRISYADIGAPSTPATSKTTEPIGTGPFAFSGRVQGESVTLARYADYWGQAPEATGVTYLYRAEPSVRAGMARTGEASVAVPISVQDATDDDRTREYSDNRVFFLRTPTEKAPFTDIRVRQAAAYAIDKDTIVETLMERSGEPTDQIVAATVNGFVQDYQGPGYDPDRAKQLLAEARADGVDVDAAFDLVTRPDLFPGSDEVIQYIHQNLQAVGFNVDILSLDTDAWLQLLRAPFPADQKPNIIAISHDNVTGDASFTFPKYMAGDGSNSTIRSPEIDDLLQQAELAVGEDRARLYQEAASYEYTQIAGFLPIALQSKLLMLGPGIEYEPNGLTGVELRVSDITFTD, encoded by the coding sequence ATGACGACGAAGTCACTGGGAGTCGCGGCAGTTGCCGTCGCCTCTCTGGTCCTGGTGACCGCCTGCGGCGGCAACACCGGTGGCGCACCCGCAGACGGCAATCTCACCATCGTCGTCGCCGTCGAACCCGTCTCGCTGGACCCGTGCGACACCCAGGACGCGGCAAACGCCGTGGTGCTGCGCTCCAACGTCACCGAGTCGTTGACCCGGATCGATCCCGGCACCGGGGAGGTGGTGCCGCTGCTTGCCCAGTCGTGGACCCAGAAGGACGACAACACATGGACGTTCACGCTTCGCGACGGCGTGACGTTCCACGACGGCTCGCCTTTCGACGCCGAGGCCGCGGCGGCCAGTATCAATCGGGTGGTGGACCCGGAACTGAACTGTCAGAACCTCGACCAGTTCCCGTACCCGCTCACCGCGACCGCCGTCGACCCCACCACACTGGACATCACCTCCGAGACGCCCGACTCGATCCTGCCGCTGAGGATCAGCTACGCCGACATCGGCGCGCCCAGTACCCCTGCCACCAGCAAGACCACCGAACCGATCGGCACCGGCCCGTTCGCCTTCTCCGGCCGGGTCCAGGGTGAGTCGGTCACCTTGGCGCGCTACGCCGACTACTGGGGCCAGGCGCCCGAGGCCACCGGCGTCACCTACCTCTACCGCGCCGAGCCGTCGGTGCGCGCCGGAATGGCGCGCACGGGTGAGGCGAGCGTCGCGGTGCCGATCTCGGTGCAGGACGCCACCGACGACGACCGCACCCGGGAGTACAGCGACAACCGGGTGTTCTTCCTGCGAACCCCCACGGAGAAGGCGCCTTTCACCGATATCCGGGTCCGTCAGGCCGCCGCTTACGCCATCGACAAGGACACCATCGTCGAGACGCTGATGGAGCGTTCGGGCGAACCCACCGACCAGATCGTCGCGGCCACCGTCAACGGATTCGTGCAGGACTACCAGGGGCCGGGTTACGACCCCGACCGCGCCAAGCAGTTGCTGGCCGAGGCCAGGGCCGACGGTGTGGATGTCGACGCCGCCTTCGATCTGGTGACCCGACCCGACCTGTTCCCGGGCTCCGATGAGGTCATCCAGTACATCCACCAGAACCTGCAGGCCGTCGGCTTCAACGTCGACATCCTCAGCCTCGACACCGATGCCTGGTTGCAGCTGCTGCGGGCGCCGTTCCCCGCCGACCAGAAGCCCAACATCATTGCCATCTCCCACGACAACGTCACCGGTGATGCCAGCTTCACCTTCCCGAAGTACATGGCCGGCGACGGTTCCAACTCCACCATCCGCAGCCCCGAGATCGACGACCTGCTCCAGCAGGCCGAACTCGCAGTCGGTGAGGACCGGGCCCGGCTCTATCAGGAGGCAGCCTCCTACGAGTACACCCAGATCGCCGGATTCCTGCCCATCGCACTGCAATCCAAGCTGCTCATGCTCGGCCCCGGCATCGAATACGAGCCGAACGGACTCACCGGGGTCGAACTCCGGGTTTCGGACATCACGTTCACGGACTGA
- a CDS encoding D-2-hydroxyacid dehydrogenase, whose protein sequence is MSGTRTISTVLSTVPFTEAEIDQLRAAFAPAEFVWCSSEDAGTIAALLERADVAVLEGDLDDRFVAAPHLRWVHCDHSGLNRSARPDVFEKGMIVTGSAGRSAPALAQHGFYFALALTFEAQQLFEHQRQHIWRGIDGYFWKEGLWGKTLGIVGFGHTGREMAALGKAFGMRVIVYRRNGDVLPENVDVLLAADNGDTIDQLVTDSDVIMLATQLTDSTYHLFDADRFAQMKSSAFIVNLARGAVIDTVALIDALQRGVIAGAGLDVFEQEPLPADSPLWDAPNLVLTPHMTPRMPDKTQRSINTIVENIRRYRAGEPLLNAITPRDAFTHTPPPAHH, encoded by the coding sequence ATGAGTGGCACCAGGACCATCTCCACCGTGCTGTCGACGGTGCCGTTCACCGAGGCCGAGATCGACCAGCTGCGTGCAGCTTTCGCGCCGGCGGAGTTCGTCTGGTGCTCATCCGAGGACGCCGGTACCATCGCCGCGCTGCTGGAGCGAGCCGACGTGGCCGTGCTGGAGGGCGACCTCGACGACCGCTTTGTCGCCGCCCCGCACCTGCGTTGGGTGCACTGCGACCACTCCGGGCTCAACCGGTCCGCGCGTCCCGACGTGTTCGAGAAGGGAATGATCGTCACCGGATCGGCGGGCCGCTCCGCACCGGCGCTGGCTCAGCACGGGTTCTACTTCGCGCTGGCGCTCACCTTCGAGGCGCAACAACTCTTCGAACACCAGCGCCAGCACATCTGGCGCGGCATCGACGGCTACTTCTGGAAAGAGGGGCTGTGGGGAAAGACGCTGGGCATCGTCGGGTTCGGCCACACCGGTCGTGAAATGGCGGCGCTGGGAAAGGCTTTCGGTATGCGGGTGATCGTGTACCGGCGCAACGGCGACGTCCTTCCGGAGAACGTCGACGTCCTGCTGGCTGCCGACAACGGCGACACCATCGACCAGCTGGTGACCGACTCCGACGTGATCATGCTGGCCACCCAGCTCACCGACTCGACCTATCACCTGTTCGACGCGGATCGCTTCGCGCAGATGAAATCCAGTGCGTTCATCGTCAATCTGGCGCGCGGTGCGGTGATCGACACCGTGGCGCTGATCGACGCACTGCAGCGCGGTGTCATCGCAGGCGCCGGCCTGGACGTGTTCGAACAGGAACCGCTGCCTGCCGACTCGCCGCTGTGGGATGCGCCGAACCTGGTGCTGACCCCGCACATGACTCCGCGGATGCCGGACAAGACCCAACGCTCCATCAACACCATCGTGGAGAACATCCGGCGATACCGCGCCGGCGAGCCGCTGCTCAACGCCATCACCCCGCGTGACGCCTTCACCCACACTCCGCCTCCCGCGCACCACTGA
- a CDS encoding beta-galactosidase trimerization domain-containing protein, whose amino-acid sequence MPYRLAGEQPQHFAQYLLQAMARGANPSTYIMGVPGEIPYAALESAGEIIRFHRDHRTVYTDLVPGARVGLVRPDRLAQVLARLEESTQEFRGLYAALQQAHIAFDVLPAEGLAEMSARGGLDRYRLLVIPDMDALPADVITALDTFVGDGGQVALTGRSGFDDTGRALLAATPATRILAVDSDAEQLKSTYVTAAGQQADGVRYGAALVPVFGAHYDIELSGDADSRGAHLAHAPFGPPEKSYGNRPDGQPGYVVGAPAANAGGRVGVVPWTVGRSFHELGLTTIRDTFLDLVHELAGDDLGVTAELPEQAEITVQRRDDLVVVHVLNLSGARRKSFGPEIGITGGRLSIPVSQGRVTARSLVTGSELPVEHDGGRLVVTLPKIGLFDVITIAAKETA is encoded by the coding sequence ATGCCCTACCGCCTGGCCGGTGAACAGCCCCAGCACTTCGCCCAGTATCTGTTGCAGGCCATGGCCCGGGGCGCCAACCCGTCGACCTACATCATGGGCGTGCCGGGCGAGATCCCCTATGCGGCACTCGAATCAGCCGGTGAGATCATCCGATTCCACCGTGACCACCGCACGGTGTACACCGACCTGGTGCCCGGCGCCCGCGTCGGCCTGGTGCGGCCGGACCGGCTGGCACAGGTGTTGGCGCGTCTCGAGGAGTCCACCCAGGAGTTCCGTGGACTGTACGCGGCCCTGCAGCAGGCGCACATCGCGTTCGACGTCCTGCCCGCCGAGGGGCTTGCGGAGATGAGCGCCCGCGGCGGACTGGACCGCTACCGGCTGCTGGTGATCCCGGACATGGACGCGCTGCCCGCGGATGTGATCACCGCGCTGGACACCTTCGTCGGCGACGGTGGACAGGTGGCGCTGACCGGTCGCAGCGGCTTCGACGACACCGGACGGGCGCTGCTCGCGGCCACTCCGGCGACGCGGATCCTGGCCGTCGACAGTGACGCCGAACAACTGAAGTCCACCTACGTCACCGCGGCGGGGCAGCAGGCCGACGGCGTACGCTACGGGGCGGCTCTGGTGCCGGTGTTCGGGGCGCACTACGACATCGAACTCAGCGGCGACGCCGACTCACGGGGTGCTCACCTGGCACACGCCCCGTTCGGTCCGCCCGAGAAGTCCTACGGCAACCGGCCCGACGGCCAGCCCGGGTACGTCGTCGGCGCTCCCGCCGCCAACGCAGGCGGACGGGTGGGCGTGGTGCCCTGGACCGTCGGTCGCAGCTTCCACGAGCTGGGACTGACCACCATCCGGGACACCTTTCTGGACCTGGTGCACGAATTGGCCGGTGACGACCTCGGGGTGACGGCGGAACTGCCCGAGCAGGCCGAGATCACCGTGCAGCGACGCGACGATCTTGTCGTCGTCCATGTCCTGAATCTCTCAGGAGCCCGCCGTAAGAGCTTCGGACCCGAGATCGGCATCACCGGTGGGCGGCTGTCGATCCCGGTGTCCCAGGGGAGGGTGACGGCCCGGTCCCTGGTGACCGGCTCCGAGTTACCGGTCGAACACGACGGCGGCCGCCTGGTCGTGACACTGCCGAAGATCGGGCTGTTCGACGTCATCACCATCGCCGCCAAGGAGACAGCATGA